Proteins encoded together in one Lathyrus oleraceus cultivar Zhongwan6 chromosome 5, CAAS_Psat_ZW6_1.0, whole genome shotgun sequence window:
- the LOC127081509 gene encoding AT-hook motif nuclear-localized protein 17, translating into MAEHNMQISLSSSSNDSSDQEKPFTTAMNPTTDTGGSSHQPTPTDSPQPYRKPRGRPPGSKNKPKPPLVITQDNEQAMKPAIIEVAAGTDVLEAVIQFAVRLGSCLTILSGSGTIAVATLHYPVCQSPAFTLHGPFSLLTLTGTFFFPPSPPPPPPLPISLPIASSSSSNPNPNQLETPTLASTFGITLAGMHGQIFGGIIGGKVIAGGDGVKIVASLFKNPELHRAAGILLEADDDGEDADDNNGGDPGAGSSGGTAAENVSGFNVPNPMTMNPPSHSDTNFMSWNHPSHPRPPNF; encoded by the coding sequence ATGGCTGAACATAACATGCAAATTTCACTCTCAAGCTCCTCAAACGATTCCTCAGACCAAGAAAAACCTTTCACCACCGCCATGAACCCAACAACCGACACCGGCGGTTCATCTCATCAACCAACACCAACTGATTCACCACAACCCTACAGAAAGCCGCGTGGCAGACCACCAGGTTCTAAAAACAAACCAAAACCACCTCTTGTAATAACACAAGACAATGAACAAGCCATGAAACCTGCCATCATTGAAGTTGCTGCTGGTACTGATGTTCTTGAAGCTGTCATCCAGTTTGCTGTTCGTCTTGGTTCATGTCTCACCATTCTCAGCGGTTCTGGTACTATTGCTGTTGCTACACTCCATTACCCAGTTTGTCAATCTCCTGCTTTTACTCTTCATGGACCTTTTTCTTTGTTGACTTTGACTGGTACTTTTTTCTTCCCACCTTCTCCACCACCACCTCCTCCTCTTCCTATTTCTCTTCCTATTgcttcatcttcttcatcaaaCCCTAACCCTAACCAGTTAGAAACACCAACACTAGCTTCAACTTTTGGTATTACTCTTGCTGGTATGCATGGACAAATCTTTGGTGGGATAATTGGTGGAAAAGTTATAGCTGGTGGTGATGGTGTTAAGATTGTTGCTTCATTGTTTAAAAATCCTGAACTTCATAGGGCTGCTGGTATTCTTTTGGAAGCTGATGATGATGGTGAAGATGCTGATGATAACAATGGTGGAGATCCTGGTGCTGGTAGTAGTGGTGGTACTGCTGCTGAGAATGTGTCTGGTTTCAATGTTCCTAATCCAATGACTATGAATCCACCATCACATTCTGATACAAACTTCATGTCATGGAATCACCCTTCTCATCCTCGTCCTCCGAATTTCTAA